In one Elusimicrobiota bacterium genomic region, the following are encoded:
- a CDS encoding permease-like cell division protein FtsX, with protein MTIRKMLFHASSVQVLLISFFMGITSAVYMGINQSLLSTEDVFRRSLGVSLFLSSTLTDQEALRLADTLKTQDTEIVSIAYLSKADATQEAQKDEALSKTLLLLKENPLPSSLQITYSDRAWLDRNAPTDALPKTPDIQEIRWDAASRSAFRALNQWRHWLMRLAVLSGGVVVLWSFVGIYRSLAERISFAQLACPVLVGACGGALSILAWRAALHQLGADAMTTPPMSRMAWPLLAGALSGLAYTGSGAKREA; from the coding sequence ATGACGATTCGAAAGATGCTGTTCCATGCGTCGTCCGTTCAAGTTTTGTTGATTTCCTTTTTTATGGGAATCACCTCCGCCGTTTATATGGGAATTAACCAAAGTTTGTTATCGACCGAAGATGTCTTCCGGCGTTCTTTAGGGGTGTCCCTATTCTTATCGTCCACTCTTACGGATCAGGAGGCTCTCAGACTGGCCGATACGTTAAAAACCCAAGATACGGAAATTGTTTCGATCGCTTACCTTTCCAAAGCTGATGCAACACAGGAAGCGCAAAAAGATGAGGCTCTTTCAAAAACCCTTCTGCTATTAAAAGAAAATCCTTTGCCTTCATCCCTTCAGATCACTTACAGCGACCGAGCATGGCTGGATCGCAATGCGCCAACCGATGCTTTACCGAAAACACCCGACATTCAGGAAATCCGCTGGGATGCAGCGTCCCGATCCGCTTTTCGCGCTCTGAATCAGTGGCGACACTGGTTGATGCGTCTGGCCGTTCTTTCAGGAGGGGTCGTCGTGCTCTGGTCTTTTGTCGGGATATATCGCTCTTTGGCTGAACGCATTTCTTTCGCGCAACTGGCCTGTCCTGTTCTCGTCGGTGCCTGCGGAGGAGCTCTATCGATCCTCGCGTGGCGGGCGGCTCTCCACCAGTTGGGAGCCGATGCCATGACCACTCCACCCATGAGCCGCATGGCCTGGCCGCTTCTGGCGGGAGCGCTGAGCGGTCTGGCTTACACAGGATCCGGAGCCAAACGTGAAGCGTAA
- a CDS encoding S41 family peptidase, giving the protein MNRRSITWSFSFLAALLLLCHPLVRSAADQTYEDMKMLVEVLNLVRDNYVQDVDTHKLIYGAASGMVRVLDPFSQFLEPDAHKEMKTETEGEFGGLGIRIAIRDNILTVITPLPGTPAYRHGILPGDKIVKINDETTQDITIEQAVKRLRGAPGSKVTITIGREGEKELKDIVLTRELIKIESIKYKMLDSNIGYVRLTEFTQRSAQDFDTALKGLKAKGMTNLIVDLRNNPGGLLNVAVDTCRLFIGSNKLIVYTQGRRQPRQEFRADAQAAYGTVPMVVLVNHGSASGSEIFAGCLQDYHRALILGSETFGKGSVQSVIPLADGSGLRLTTAKYYTPSGRTFHRDEKTGKGGITPDILIDVPRDVEIKLQAQEEEIFGKTPAVIKPEKTDPKTEAPVKDEALERAKETLKAREIFTKMKES; this is encoded by the coding sequence ATGAATCGCCGTTCTATTACCTGGTCGTTTTCCTTTTTAGCCGCACTGCTGTTGTTGTGCCATCCGCTGGTCCGATCGGCCGCTGATCAGACTTATGAGGACATGAAGATGCTCGTCGAAGTATTGAATCTCGTCCGAGACAACTATGTCCAGGATGTGGATACGCACAAACTGATTTACGGCGCCGCCTCCGGCATGGTGCGGGTCCTCGATCCGTTCTCGCAATTTTTAGAACCCGACGCCCACAAAGAAATGAAAACCGAAACCGAAGGCGAGTTCGGCGGACTCGGCATCCGCATCGCCATCCGGGATAACATTCTCACGGTGATCACACCCCTGCCGGGCACGCCAGCCTACCGTCACGGCATCTTGCCGGGCGACAAAATAGTGAAAATCAATGATGAAACCACGCAGGACATCACCATTGAACAGGCCGTTAAGCGCCTGCGCGGCGCGCCGGGCTCCAAAGTGACCATCACGATCGGCCGCGAAGGGGAAAAAGAACTGAAAGACATCGTTCTCACGCGGGAACTGATCAAAATCGAAAGCATCAAGTATAAAATGCTCGACAGCAACATCGGCTACGTCCGCCTGACGGAATTTACGCAGCGTTCCGCGCAGGACTTTGACACCGCGCTCAAGGGGCTGAAGGCGAAAGGCATGACCAACCTGATTGTGGATCTCCGGAATAATCCGGGGGGTCTGCTGAACGTCGCCGTCGATACCTGCCGTCTCTTCATCGGCAGCAACAAGCTCATCGTGTACACGCAAGGACGGCGACAGCCCCGGCAGGAGTTCCGCGCGGATGCTCAAGCCGCGTACGGGACGGTTCCCATGGTGGTTCTGGTCAATCATGGCTCGGCGTCGGGCAGCGAGATTTTTGCAGGCTGCCTCCAGGACTACCACCGGGCGCTGATTCTCGGATCGGAGACGTTTGGCAAAGGAAGTGTTCAATCGGTGATCCCCTTGGCCGATGGCAGCGGACTGCGTCTCACCACAGCCAAATACTACACGCCGTCCGGCCGGACCTTCCATCGCGACGAAAAAACCGGGAAAGGCGGCATTACGCCGGACATTCTCATTGACGTGCCTCGCGATGTGGAGATCAAACTGCAGGCGCAGGAAGAGGAGATATTTGGGAAAACTCCGGCGGTGATTAAACCGGAGAAAACGGACCCCAAAACGGAAGCCCCGGTGAAGGACGAAGCGCTCGAACGGGCCAAAGAAACTCTGAAAGCGCGGGAGATCTTCACCAAAATGAAGGAATCCTGA
- a CDS encoding DUF5693 family protein, producing the protein MNRFALPRFWVVLLLGGLLAWTTLRSVRRFQEERADQRVLILADWYEARDLAARTGQPDRELLRGLQQNGAQGLLLSALTLSDLQLHHRVTPHPASKGEDPLDTRELIFHETNLAQQTQRELQWHGVSDVTLRARGSAFLLSRRAGSSFLSLKDVELGLDPLLVDESRALGLSLFIRLNRDPWTTPAQIGQMLQEDMPVAMADGIVFNSDELPGGPEALPLWQNWLRDQHPIQALFEFHASRAARMMARQVPAFVCRSHSIPSSELKDLPPGAELARWRRAVQERSCRILLFHASPNDAWPTYLSRLNDLHNWLQRDGWATAIPAGHPVWRATRTLQRWGMAFFAFWAASVAPLIGLVLVGGKIRRGSRGSRSPLTLFWTLSLLTVLGALVVAALADRPEMRLQLTPFPGVKISFLLSWFGSIFVLYEWKEIRAFLVQGVRRFDVVLGVIFLAIVAYILIRSGNASGGWMPFAEQGIRDRLEEALIARPRFKEFLWGHPLLIAGFWLSAVDRSKKLLLDGRPWIVLGMVGQASIVNTFCHLHSPLSMALMRTVNGALIGSILGWLLVRGLAGVRRRFKL; encoded by the coding sequence TTGAACCGCTTCGCCTTGCCTCGCTTCTGGGTTGTCCTTCTTCTCGGCGGTCTCCTGGCTTGGACCACGCTCCGTTCAGTCCGGCGCTTTCAGGAAGAACGGGCTGATCAACGAGTATTGATTCTGGCGGATTGGTATGAGGCCCGCGACCTGGCCGCCCGCACTGGACAACCGGATCGCGAGCTGTTGCGCGGCCTGCAACAAAATGGAGCTCAAGGCCTTCTTCTTTCCGCCCTCACTCTCTCGGATCTTCAGCTGCACCACCGCGTCACCCCCCATCCGGCATCCAAAGGGGAAGATCCTCTGGATACCCGGGAGTTGATTTTTCATGAAACGAATCTGGCTCAACAGACCCAGCGCGAACTTCAATGGCACGGCGTATCGGACGTCACGCTTCGCGCGCGAGGTTCCGCTTTTCTTCTGTCACGCCGGGCGGGAAGCTCTTTTCTCTCTTTGAAAGATGTCGAGCTGGGGCTGGATCCCCTGCTGGTCGACGAGAGCCGGGCGCTGGGTTTAAGCCTGTTTATCCGCCTCAATCGCGACCCCTGGACCACCCCGGCGCAGATTGGACAGATGCTCCAGGAAGACATGCCGGTCGCTATGGCCGACGGCATTGTGTTTAATTCCGATGAACTACCCGGAGGACCTGAAGCCCTGCCGCTATGGCAAAATTGGCTGCGGGACCAGCATCCCATTCAAGCGCTCTTTGAATTTCATGCATCCCGCGCCGCGCGGATGATGGCCCGCCAGGTTCCTGCTTTTGTCTGCCGCTCCCACTCGATTCCCTCATCGGAGCTAAAAGATCTTCCGCCCGGGGCAGAACTGGCCCGCTGGCGGCGGGCGGTCCAGGAACGCTCCTGCCGCATCCTGCTTTTCCACGCTTCTCCCAATGATGCCTGGCCCACGTATCTCTCCCGGCTGAACGACCTGCACAACTGGCTGCAGCGCGACGGTTGGGCAACGGCTATTCCCGCCGGTCATCCCGTTTGGCGAGCGACGCGCACGCTTCAACGATGGGGAATGGCGTTTTTCGCTTTTTGGGCCGCTTCCGTTGCTCCGCTGATCGGTCTCGTTTTGGTGGGGGGAAAGATCCGCCGGGGAAGCCGGGGCAGTCGTTCTCCGCTGACGCTGTTCTGGACGTTGAGCCTCCTCACGGTCCTGGGCGCGCTCGTGGTCGCGGCCCTGGCGGATAGGCCGGAGATGCGCCTTCAATTGACGCCTTTCCCCGGGGTGAAGATTTCATTTCTTCTGTCGTGGTTCGGTTCGATTTTTGTACTCTATGAGTGGAAAGAAATTCGCGCCTTTCTCGTCCAAGGCGTTCGCCGGTTCGATGTGGTCCTGGGCGTTATTTTTCTGGCGATCGTCGCCTACATCCTGATCCGCTCCGGAAACGCCTCCGGGGGATGGATGCCTTTCGCGGAACAGGGCATCCGGGATCGGTTGGAAGAGGCGTTGATCGCGCGTCCCCGCTTTAAAGAATTTCTGTGGGGCCACCCTCTTCTGATCGCGGGGTTCTGGTTGTCGGCGGTGGATCGGAGCAAAAAACTGCTTTTGGACGGCCGGCCCTGGATCGTCCTGGGCATGGTGGGGCAGGCGTCGATCGTCAATACGTTCTGCCATCTGCACTCGCCGCTTTCGATGGCTTTGATGCGCACCGTCAACGGCGCGCTGATTGGATCGATTCTGGGATGGCTGCTCGTGAGAGGGCTGGCCGGGGTTCGACGGAGATTTAAATTATGA
- the galT gene encoding galactose-1-phosphate uridylyltransferase encodes MTELRRDPVVGRWVIISTERGKRPSDFGKEVETGVGKFCPFCPGNEDKTPLEILAYHDPARAKNAPGWWVRVVPNKFPALQIEGGLNRQGEGMYDKMNGVGAHEVVIETADHSIDFPDLADKRAEDVVWAWRDRIMDLKKDHRFEYILIFKNKGAAAGASLSHPHSQLIATPVVPKNVREIVNGSKNYFEYKERCVFCDMIKQETSTGTRVVAENDDFVAFVPFAARFPFEVWILPKVHDSDFEDVQKHEVVLLTRLLQGVLKRMISVLDNPPYNFIIVNSPLRESKLPHFHWHLEIMPKLTKVAGFEWGSGFYINPTPPEEAAKFLREAD; translated from the coding sequence ATGACCGAACTCAGACGTGATCCAGTCGTTGGCCGTTGGGTGATTATTTCCACAGAGCGCGGGAAACGCCCCTCTGATTTCGGGAAAGAAGTGGAAACCGGCGTCGGCAAGTTCTGCCCGTTCTGCCCCGGCAATGAGGACAAAACCCCGCTGGAGATCCTGGCCTATCATGATCCGGCCCGCGCCAAAAACGCTCCGGGATGGTGGGTTCGCGTCGTGCCAAACAAATTTCCAGCGCTCCAGATTGAAGGCGGCCTCAACCGCCAGGGCGAAGGGATGTACGACAAGATGAACGGCGTGGGCGCCCATGAGGTCGTCATCGAAACCGCCGACCACAGCATCGACTTCCCGGATCTGGCTGATAAACGCGCGGAAGATGTGGTCTGGGCGTGGCGCGACCGCATCATGGATCTGAAAAAGGATCACCGTTTCGAATATATCTTGATCTTTAAAAACAAGGGAGCCGCGGCCGGTGCGTCGTTGAGCCATCCGCATTCGCAGCTGATCGCCACGCCGGTGGTTCCCAAGAACGTCCGGGAAATTGTGAACGGTTCCAAAAACTACTTCGAGTACAAGGAACGCTGCGTGTTCTGCGACATGATCAAACAGGAAACCTCGACCGGCACCCGCGTGGTCGCTGAAAATGACGACTTTGTGGCGTTTGTTCCGTTTGCCGCGCGTTTTCCATTCGAGGTCTGGATCCTGCCGAAGGTCCATGACTCGGATTTCGAGGACGTTCAAAAACACGAAGTGGTCCTTTTGACCCGGCTGCTGCAGGGCGTTCTCAAGCGCATGATCAGCGTTCTCGACAACCCGCCTTATAACTTCATCATCGTCAATTCGCCGCTGCGGGAATCCAAGCTCCCGCATTTCCACTGGCACCTCGAGATCATGCCGAAACTGACGAAGGTCGCGGGCTTCGAGTGGGGCTCCGGCTTCTACATCAACCCGACCCCACCGGAAGAAGCGGCCAAATTCCTGCGAGAGGCGGATTAA
- the csaB gene encoding polysaccharide pyruvyl transferase CsaB: MRDNMVVIGGYYGFGNAGDELILRSLVDRLRQESPNVSITVLSADPLQTQDHFGVDAINRWNPVAWIRAFSQARRFVLGGGGLLQESTSAWNYIYYLSLTALAKLLGCRTEVRAIGVDPVQHRLNRWMTRLVFNHFVDSVSVRDTDSQLALEASGVKIVIARVPDLVFQFPTPAPTPIQNRVALALAPWPQRPGWEHDLSLVCDLLITTLKVSIDLLVFSPEQDAVLSEKTARAATQSIQVRSWTTPEQLIGWMAEYELIIGMRYHALVLAALAEKPFIGWGFQRKVRSLCRDFGQPLWSFERGWETDAVFRQVCEAWRHRDLLPHRYSSRLPQLRTAIPVLHDVPRIFPAQVL; this comes from the coding sequence ATGAGAGATAATATGGTGGTCATCGGCGGTTATTACGGCTTTGGAAACGCCGGTGATGAACTGATTCTGCGCTCCCTCGTCGATCGTCTGCGCCAGGAATCGCCGAATGTGTCCATCACCGTCCTGTCTGCCGATCCGCTCCAGACCCAGGACCATTTTGGAGTCGACGCGATCAACCGATGGAATCCGGTGGCCTGGATCCGCGCATTTTCACAGGCCCGGCGTTTTGTCCTGGGAGGCGGAGGACTCCTGCAGGAATCCACCAGCGCTTGGAACTACATTTACTATCTGTCGTTGACGGCACTGGCCAAACTGCTGGGGTGCCGGACCGAAGTCCGGGCGATCGGCGTGGATCCGGTCCAGCACCGGCTCAACCGGTGGATGACGCGCCTCGTTTTCAATCATTTCGTCGATTCGGTTTCGGTTCGCGACACCGATTCGCAACTTGCGTTGGAAGCCTCCGGAGTAAAAATTGTGATTGCACGCGTCCCGGATCTGGTGTTTCAGTTCCCGACGCCTGCACCGACCCCGATTCAAAACCGCGTCGCCCTAGCGCTCGCTCCCTGGCCGCAAAGACCCGGGTGGGAACATGACCTGTCTCTGGTGTGCGACCTTCTGATTACAACGTTAAAAGTGAGCATCGATCTTCTTGTCTTTTCTCCGGAACAGGATGCTGTCTTATCGGAAAAAACAGCCCGGGCCGCCACACAATCCATCCAAGTCCGTTCTTGGACAACCCCCGAACAGTTGATCGGCTGGATGGCGGAATACGAACTGATTATCGGAATGCGCTATCACGCACTGGTCCTGGCGGCTTTGGCGGAGAAACCGTTTATTGGATGGGGCTTCCAGCGCAAAGTGCGATCCCTTTGCCGGGATTTCGGACAACCGCTCTGGTCCTTTGAGCGCGGGTGGGAGACGGACGCGGTGTTCCGGCAGGTCTGCGAAGCCTGGCGACATCGGGATCTTCTGCCGCATCGATACTCCTCCCGGCTTCCGCAACTGCGAACAGCCATTCCGGTCCTTCATGACGTCCCTCGGATTTTCCCAGCGCAGGTTCTATAA
- the scpB gene encoding SMC-Scp complex subunit ScpB yields MERPDIQKVIEALLFITEQPIPLKSLEAVFENQTPREELLSILQSITSDYAQRDSALEVREIAGGWQMATRPEFAPWIRKLFKDRLTYRLSNSALETLSIVAYKQPITRSEIEEIRGVEVTAVLDTLTERKLVRIAGRRESIGRPLLYGTTPDFLKAFGLKRLEDLPSIESLVPPVSEPSAEAPVPEGDAPQDPPETAEPIPASVDITN; encoded by the coding sequence ATGGAACGACCGGATATTCAAAAAGTCATCGAAGCGCTGCTGTTCATCACCGAACAGCCGATTCCCTTGAAGTCCCTTGAAGCGGTTTTTGAAAACCAGACCCCGCGCGAAGAGCTCCTGAGCATCCTGCAATCCATTACCAGCGACTACGCGCAGCGCGACAGCGCCCTGGAAGTGCGGGAGATCGCCGGGGGATGGCAGATGGCCACGCGCCCGGAATTCGCGCCCTGGATCCGGAAACTGTTCAAGGACCGCTTGACCTACCGGCTGAGCAACTCGGCGCTGGAAACGCTTTCGATCGTCGCGTATAAACAACCCATCACCCGCAGCGAGATTGAAGAAATCCGCGGCGTGGAAGTGACCGCCGTCCTCGACACACTGACCGAACGCAAGCTGGTCCGAATCGCCGGACGGCGGGAATCCATCGGGCGCCCGCTGCTCTACGGCACCACCCCTGATTTTCTCAAAGCCTTCGGGCTCAAACGTCTGGAGGATCTCCCGTCGATTGAGTCCCTCGTCCCGCCGGTCTCGGAGCCTTCTGCGGAAGCGCCCGTGCCCGAGGGGGACGCTCCACAAGACCCGCCGGAGACGGCCGAACCCATTCCGGCTAGTGTCGATATCACAAATTAA
- a CDS encoding peptidoglycan DD-metalloendopeptidase family protein produces MKRKTILILAGLATMVHANSYDVLLKRYEHQIRQQERQLQSLKTHLAEKEREAQHWQKKAEDAKALWTRANASAEQTRRTIQTVRGHRNTTRVLANAAESSATEMRLTAQTSDGLLAYWARELYLQQRLSRTPPVAVQERLPGLLTAKLCDFSQTAHWQAAQAGQQESSLRLQELRWQDEEQRRTAELDRLHSRQQSQWLRWQEAQRRRAALVDEISQMEQSRQALHVMLQELQEHRDHTLASRQGHPAENRALAALRGTLPWPADGKVTQNFGRQYSEDLKQLMISNGIKIDAGANRQVRAIQAGKVLFANPFRQYGQLVIVQHANGLTSVYGGLGQTSVKEGCVLSPLEPIGLTGGEGTFYFELRHDEQPVNPLVYLAANHHRSELSSRRTFE; encoded by the coding sequence GTGAAGCGTAAAACCATTCTGATCCTGGCCGGGCTCGCGACGATGGTGCATGCCAACAGCTACGACGTGCTGCTCAAGCGCTACGAACACCAGATCCGCCAGCAAGAACGTCAGCTGCAATCGCTCAAAACGCATCTGGCGGAAAAAGAACGCGAGGCTCAACATTGGCAAAAAAAAGCCGAAGACGCCAAAGCGCTCTGGACCCGCGCCAACGCTTCGGCTGAACAAACCCGGCGGACGATCCAGACGGTTCGGGGTCACAGAAACACTACGCGCGTTCTAGCGAACGCCGCGGAGTCTTCCGCCACCGAAATGCGACTCACCGCGCAAACCTCAGATGGGCTGCTGGCCTACTGGGCCCGCGAACTGTATCTCCAGCAACGATTATCACGCACGCCGCCGGTGGCTGTTCAGGAACGCCTCCCGGGGCTTTTGACCGCCAAACTATGTGATTTCTCACAAACCGCCCATTGGCAGGCGGCGCAAGCCGGTCAGCAGGAGTCTTCGTTACGGTTACAGGAATTGCGCTGGCAGGACGAAGAACAACGACGAACGGCGGAACTGGACCGGCTGCACAGCCGGCAGCAGTCCCAGTGGCTCCGCTGGCAGGAAGCCCAGCGCCGGCGTGCCGCGCTCGTCGATGAAATCAGCCAGATGGAACAATCCCGGCAGGCGTTGCATGTGATGCTCCAGGAACTGCAGGAACACCGCGACCACACCCTCGCCTCCCGTCAGGGTCACCCGGCGGAGAACCGCGCGCTCGCCGCCCTGCGCGGGACCCTTCCCTGGCCCGCCGACGGGAAAGTGACACAGAATTTCGGCCGCCAGTACTCGGAAGACTTGAAGCAGCTCATGATTTCAAACGGCATCAAAATTGATGCCGGAGCCAATCGCCAGGTTCGTGCCATCCAGGCCGGCAAGGTTTTGTTTGCCAACCCGTTTCGGCAATACGGTCAACTGGTGATTGTTCAACACGCCAATGGCCTGACCTCGGTCTATGGGGGCCTGGGCCAGACGTCCGTGAAAGAGGGATGCGTTCTTTCCCCGCTTGAACCGATCGGTCTCACCGGAGGGGAAGGGACTTTTTATTTTGAGCTCCGGCACGACGAACAACCCGTGAATCCGCTTGTTTACTTAGCCGCTAACCATCATCGCTCTGAACTTAGCTCAAGGAGGACGTTCGAATGA
- a CDS encoding segregation/condensation protein A, with product MSDLVDTQTDASNTSGLDVRLENFEGPLDLLLYLIRKDDLSISDIPIAQITQEYLAYLDLMKDLNLENAGEFLVMASTLLQIKAQMLLPSPESAEDEGPDPRSELINKLLEYQQYKEAASILSGYNEKAKDTFYRTAPPPLGEDDFVLKASVFDLLNAFKRVLEQAPREVGQILREEIPLEVKIREILDLLTEQTSVAFEELFSKAHRRIDLIVTFLALLELIRLKQVTARQADIFGPIRLYRADAAPEESGVPSASSEA from the coding sequence ATGAGCGATCTCGTTGACACCCAAACCGATGCCTCCAATACGTCGGGGCTGGACGTCCGCCTGGAGAATTTCGAGGGACCACTGGATCTCCTGCTGTACCTGATCCGCAAAGACGACCTCTCTATTTCCGATATTCCGATCGCCCAGATCACGCAGGAATATCTGGCCTATCTGGACCTGATGAAGGATTTGAATCTTGAAAACGCGGGCGAGTTCCTCGTGATGGCCAGCACGCTGCTCCAGATCAAGGCGCAGATGCTTCTGCCCAGCCCCGAATCCGCAGAGGACGAAGGGCCGGATCCGCGGAGCGAACTGATCAACAAACTGCTGGAGTATCAGCAATATAAGGAAGCCGCCAGCATCCTCAGCGGTTATAATGAAAAAGCCAAGGACACTTTCTACCGGACAGCGCCGCCGCCGCTGGGAGAAGATGATTTTGTCCTGAAGGCATCGGTCTTTGATCTCCTGAATGCCTTTAAGCGGGTTCTGGAACAAGCGCCGCGGGAAGTGGGGCAGATCCTCCGGGAGGAAATCCCGCTCGAAGTCAAAATCCGGGAGATCCTGGACCTGCTGACCGAGCAGACGTCGGTAGCCTTCGAAGAACTCTTCTCGAAAGCGCACCGGCGGATTGATTTGATCGTTACGTTTCTGGCTCTTTTGGAACTCATCCGGCTGAAACAGGTCACTGCCCGTCAAGCCGATATTTTTGGACCGATCCGACTTTACCGCGCTGACGCGGCTCCGGAGGAATCCGGAGTCCCCTCGGCGTCTTCGGAGGCCTAA
- the glgA gene encoding glycogen synthase GlgA yields MKILFVASECVPFCKTGGLADVVGTLPAELRKRRHDVRVILPKYKTIRSQEFGIKETGESIQIPMGQRVEKADIRVAKTDKGVKVYFVNHDGFFGRAGLYRTFTGDYADNGERFAFFSRAVFETCKAMEFRPDIISCHDWQTGLVPAYLKTVYREDAFFQHTSTVMTIHNMAYQGIFPKTLLPQIGLGWEEFTIDKLEYYDQINYLKAGLTYSTLLSTVSPTYSHQIQNSYEFGCGLEGTLRKRAGDLVGILNGLSPEEWTPEEDPFLPKTYTLDSLSTRKDCKAFLQRELKLPADPSVSLLAMVARLDRQKGIDLLIQNLQAILALNTQVVVLGQGDIFLQGVLEQFERIYPLAFRVRSDFNDPLAHHIYGGCDIFMMPSRFEPCGIGQLIAMRYGAVPVAANTGGLRDTITPVGRNSGTGFLFEAGHAPSFLGAIQEALRLFSDKESWALLQRRAMSTDFSWDVSAQTYLHLFWRALGRGTKTRASTKRIS; encoded by the coding sequence TTGAAGATTCTCTTCGTCGCGTCCGAATGCGTTCCGTTTTGTAAAACCGGCGGGTTGGCGGACGTGGTCGGCACGCTGCCGGCGGAACTGCGCAAGCGACGGCACGATGTCCGCGTTATACTTCCCAAGTACAAAACGATCCGCTCCCAGGAATTCGGAATCAAGGAAACCGGCGAGTCGATTCAGATCCCCATGGGTCAACGGGTCGAAAAAGCCGATATCCGCGTCGCGAAAACGGATAAAGGGGTGAAGGTCTACTTTGTTAACCACGATGGATTTTTCGGACGCGCCGGGCTCTACCGCACGTTTACAGGAGACTATGCGGACAACGGCGAGCGATTTGCGTTTTTCAGCCGGGCGGTATTTGAAACCTGCAAGGCCATGGAGTTCCGGCCGGACATTATCAGCTGCCACGACTGGCAAACGGGACTGGTTCCCGCCTACCTGAAAACCGTCTACCGCGAGGATGCGTTTTTCCAGCACACCTCAACGGTGATGACTATTCACAACATGGCCTACCAGGGAATTTTTCCAAAGACCCTTCTACCGCAGATCGGGCTCGGTTGGGAAGAATTCACTATCGATAAGCTGGAATACTACGACCAGATCAATTATCTGAAAGCCGGTCTGACGTATTCCACGCTGTTGAGCACGGTCAGTCCGACGTACTCCCATCAAATTCAAAACTCCTACGAGTTTGGCTGCGGCCTGGAAGGCACGCTGCGCAAACGCGCCGGGGATCTTGTCGGGATTCTGAACGGCCTGAGCCCGGAGGAATGGACCCCGGAGGAAGATCCTTTTCTCCCGAAAACATACACCCTCGATTCCCTGTCCACTCGAAAAGATTGCAAAGCCTTCCTCCAGCGGGAGCTGAAACTTCCGGCGGATCCGTCCGTCTCGCTTTTGGCGATGGTGGCCCGGCTGGACCGGCAGAAAGGCATCGACCTGCTGATTCAGAACCTGCAGGCCATCCTGGCGCTCAACACACAGGTGGTGGTGCTCGGCCAAGGGGACATCTTCCTGCAAGGCGTCCTCGAACAATTTGAGCGGATCTACCCGCTGGCGTTCCGGGTCCGCTCTGATTTCAACGACCCTCTGGCTCATCATATTTACGGCGGATGCGATATCTTTATGATGCCCTCGCGTTTTGAACCCTGCGGCATTGGGCAGCTCATCGCCATGCGTTATGGGGCCGTCCCCGTGGCCGCCAACACCGGGGGGCTCCGCGACACCATTACCCCGGTCGGCCGGAATTCCGGGACAGGCTTTCTTTTTGAAGCCGGACATGCTCCGTCGTTTTTAGGCGCCATTCAGGAAGCCCTACGTCTCTTTTCCGATAAAGAGTCCTGGGCGCTTCTCCAACGCCGCGCCATGTCCACGGATTTCTCCTGGGATGTATCGGCTCAGACGTATCTCCATCTGTTCTGGCGCGCGTTGGGCCGGGGAACCAAGACCCGCGCTTCCACGAAACGAATTTCTTGA